The following coding sequences are from one bacterium window:
- the ftsY gene encoding signal recognition particle-docking protein FtsY, with protein sequence MAGNLFKEALKKTRKLLNTRVEDLFVAGRTLEIDELEDLEEVLISSDVGVETSSEIVEHMKEVARANKIPEGGAKQLLKSEISKIVHEKGQKRFELKENPHVILLVGVNGTGKTTCAGKLAMKLKNMGAKPLLAAADTFRAAASEQLEIWAERAGVQIVRSNLGADPASIAFDAVSKALAGDFDAVVIDTAGRLHTKINLMEELKKISRVCAKKIPTAPHDVFLVLDATTGNNGVTQARLFNEAIGLTGIILTKLDSTAKGGIALAIMREIGVPVVFVGVGEKIEDLIEFDPDEFLEGLFGN encoded by the coding sequence ATGGCTGGTAACCTATTTAAAGAAGCCCTTAAAAAAACACGAAAACTCCTGAATACGCGCGTCGAGGACCTTTTTGTTGCCGGAAGAACACTCGAGATAGATGAACTCGAAGACCTCGAGGAGGTCTTAATCTCCTCAGATGTCGGTGTCGAAACATCTTCCGAGATCGTCGAACATATGAAAGAGGTAGCGAGGGCGAATAAAATTCCTGAAGGTGGCGCTAAACAGCTACTCAAAAGTGAAATAAGTAAAATAGTCCACGAAAAGGGCCAGAAAAGATTCGAGCTTAAAGAAAATCCCCATGTAATATTGCTTGTGGGAGTAAACGGCACAGGTAAAACGACATGTGCCGGTAAACTCGCAATGAAATTAAAAAACATGGGCGCAAAACCTCTTCTCGCTGCAGCGGATACTTTCCGGGCTGCAGCCAGTGAGCAGCTTGAGATATGGGCTGAACGCGCAGGTGTCCAGATCGTTCGGTCGAACCTCGGAGCCGATCCTGCATCCATCGCCTTCGATGCAGTTTCTAAGGCCCTAGCCGGCGACTTCGATGCTGTCGTTATCGACACTGCAGGCAGGTTGCATACAAAGATCAATCTCATGGAAGAGTTGAAGAAAATATCGCGTGTGTGTGCTAAAAAGATTCCGACAGCACCACACGATGTCTTCCTCGTCCTCGATGCTACAACAGGCAACAACGGCGTTACTCAAGCACGCCTTTTTAACGAGGCTATTGGCCTTACAGGGATTATTTTAACCAAATTAGACAGCACCGCCAAAGGCGGTATCGCTCTTGCAATAATGCGCGAAATAGGCGTTCCGGTTGTTTTTGTGGGGGTTGGGGAGAAGATCGAAGACCTCATTGAATTTGACCCGGACGAATTCCTAGAAGGACTCTTTGGAAATTAA